A genomic segment from Oncorhynchus keta strain PuntledgeMale-10-30-2019 chromosome 7, Oket_V2, whole genome shotgun sequence encodes:
- the LOC127931084 gene encoding histidine-rich glycoprotein-like, translating into MHSHTHTHAHTLTHMHTHARAHTHTHTRTHTHTHTHMHAHTHTHTHTYSHTHTHTHARTRTHTYARTRTHTYTHTRTHIYTHTRAHSHIHSHTHARTRTHTRAHKHTFTHGLKHTHTRAHTHTLTHMHTHACTHTHAHTRARTQAHTNMHSHTHAHTHAHIHAHAHTHTHSHTCKHARTHAHTHIHAHTLTHAHTHTLILTHTHAHMHSPIHSHTCTHTHMHSHIHSHTHMHARTHAHTHIHSHTCSHTYTHAHAHTHARTRAHTCTHTHTHTHTHTHTHSCTHAHTHTCTHTHTYIHTYIHTYIHTYIHTYTHTYIHTYIHTYIHTYIHTYIHTYIHTHPQTTCPDSATLPLPQYPGSTY; encoded by the coding sequence atgcactcacacacacacacacacgcacatacactcacgcacatgcacacacacgcacgcgcacacacacacacacacacgcgcacacacacacacacacacacgcacatgcacgcgcacacacacacacatactcacacatactcacacacacacacacacacacacgcacgcacgcgcacacacacatacgcacgcacgcgcacacacacatacacacacacgcgcacacacatatacactcacacacgcgcgcattcacacatacactcacacacacacgcacgcacgcgcacacacacacgcgcacacaaacaTACATTCACACAtggactcaaacacacacacacacgcgcacacacacatacactcacgcacatgcacacacacgcatgcacacacacgcatgcacacacacgcgcacgcacacaagcgcacacaaacatgcactcacacacgcacgcacacacacacgcacacatacacgcacacgcacacacacacacacactcacacacatgcaagcacgcacgcacacacgcgcacacacacatacacgcacacacactcacgcacgcgcacacacatacactcatactcacacacacacacgcacacatgcactcacccatacactcacacacatgcacacacacacacatgcactcacacatacactcacacacacacatgcacgcacgcacacacgcgcacacacacatacactcacacacgtgctcacacacatacactcatgcacatgcacacacgcacgcacgcacacgcgcgcacacatgcacgcacacacacacacacacacacactcatacacacacacactcatgcacgcacgcacacacacacacatgcacgcacacacatacatacatacatacatacatacatacatacatacatacatacatacatacatacacacatacatacatacatacatacatacatacatacatacatacatacatacatacatacatacatacatacatacacacacacccacagacaacATGTCCAGACAGCGCCACACTCCCACTTCCCCAGTATCCAGGCAGTACTTACTGA